In one window of Pseudomonas chlororaphis subsp. chlororaphis DNA:
- a CDS encoding L-carnitine dehydrogenase, producing MSFITEIKTFAALGSGVIGSGWVARALAHGLDVVAWDPAPGAEVALRKRVANAWGALEKQGLAPGASQDRLRFVATIEECVKDADFIQESAPERLELKLELHARISAAAKPNALIGSSTSGLLPSEFYESSTHPERCVVGHPFNPVYLLPLVEVVGGKNTAPEAVQAAIKVYESLGMRPLHVRKEVPGFIADRLLEALWREALHLVNDGVATTGEIDDAIRFGAGLRWSFMGTFLTYTLAGGDAGMRHFMAQFGPALQLPWTYLPAPELTDKLIDDVVEGTAEQLGTHSISALERYRDDCLLAVLEAVKTTKAKHGMSFSE from the coding sequence ATGAGCTTTATCACCGAAATCAAAACCTTCGCCGCCCTGGGCAGCGGTGTCATCGGCAGCGGCTGGGTAGCGCGCGCCCTCGCCCACGGCCTGGACGTGGTGGCCTGGGACCCGGCGCCCGGCGCCGAGGTGGCCCTGCGCAAGCGCGTGGCCAATGCCTGGGGCGCCCTGGAGAAACAGGGCCTGGCACCGGGCGCGTCCCAGGATCGCCTGCGCTTTGTCGCGACCATCGAGGAGTGCGTGAAAGACGCCGACTTCATCCAGGAAAGCGCCCCGGAACGCCTGGAGCTGAAGCTCGAGCTGCACGCCAGGATCAGCGCCGCGGCCAAGCCCAATGCGCTGATCGGCTCCAGCACTTCCGGCCTGCTGCCGAGCGAGTTCTACGAGAGCTCCACCCACCCGGAACGCTGCGTGGTCGGCCACCCGTTCAACCCGGTGTACCTGCTACCGCTGGTGGAAGTGGTCGGCGGCAAGAACACCGCGCCAGAAGCCGTGCAGGCCGCGATCAAGGTCTATGAATCCCTCGGCATGCGCCCGCTGCATGTGCGCAAGGAAGTCCCGGGCTTTATCGCCGACCGTCTTTTGGAGGCGCTGTGGCGCGAGGCCTTGCACCTGGTCAACGACGGCGTCGCCACTACCGGCGAAATCGACGACGCGATCCGCTTCGGCGCCGGCCTGCGCTGGTCGTTCATGGGCACTTTCCTGACCTACACCCTGGCCGGGGGCGATGCCGGCATGCGCCACTTCATGGCCCAGTTCGGCCCGGCCCTGCAGCTGCCGTGGACCTACCTGCCGGCCCCGGAACTGACCGACAAGCTGATCGACGACGTGGTCGAAGGCACCGCCGAGCAGCTCGGCACCCACAGCATTTCGGCGCTGGAGCGCTATCGTGATGACTGCCTGCTCGCCGTGCTCGAAGCGGTTAAAACCACCAAGGCCAAACACGGCATGAGCTTCAGCGAGTAA
- a CDS encoding thioesterase family protein codes for MPALTTYTTRISPDWVDYNGHLRDAFYLLIFSYATDALMDQLGMDSNHREASGNSLFTLELHLNYLHEVKLDTEVEVHTQIIGHDRKRLHLYHSLHKVGDNLELAGNEQMLLHVDLAGPRSAPFSEPVLNRLRAIAAEQADLPAPAWIGRVIALHPEK; via the coding sequence ATGCCCGCACTCACCACCTACACCACCCGCATCAGCCCCGACTGGGTCGATTACAACGGCCACCTGCGGGACGCTTTCTACCTGCTGATTTTCAGCTACGCCACCGACGCCCTGATGGACCAACTGGGCATGGACAGCAACCACCGCGAAGCCAGCGGCAACTCGCTGTTCACCCTGGAGCTGCACCTCAATTACCTGCATGAAGTGAAGCTCGATACCGAGGTCGAAGTGCACACCCAAATCATCGGCCACGACCGTAAGCGCCTGCACCTGTACCACAGCCTGCACAAGGTCGGTGACAACCTGGAACTGGCCGGCAACGAGCAGATGCTGCTCCACGTCGACCTCGCCGGCCCGCGCTCGGCGCCGTTCAGCGAGCCGGTGCTGAACAGGCTGCGAGCCATCGCCGCCGAGCAGGCCGACCTGCCCGCCCCCGCCTGGATCGGTCGGGTGATTGCCCTGCATCCGGAAAAATAA
- a CDS encoding beta-keto acid cleavage family enzyme, protein MNHDVIITCALTGAGDTTAKSPHVPVTPKQIAAAAVEAAKAGATVVHCHVRNPDTGKFSRDVALYREVMERIREADVDIIVNLTAGMGGDLEIGGGENPMEFGPNTDLVGPLTRLAHVEELLPEICTLDCGTLNFGDGDTIYVSTPAQLRAGAKRIQELGVKAELEIFDTGHLWFAKQMIKEGLLDDPLFQLCLGIPWGAPADTTTMKAMVDNLPAGAVWAGFGIGRMQMPMAAQAVLLGGNVRVGLEDNLWLDKGVLATNGQLVERAGEILSRLGARVLTPAEGRAKMGLRKRG, encoded by the coding sequence ATGAACCACGACGTCATCATCACCTGCGCACTCACCGGTGCTGGCGACACGACCGCCAAGAGCCCCCACGTGCCGGTCACCCCGAAACAGATTGCCGCCGCCGCGGTGGAAGCGGCCAAGGCCGGCGCCACCGTGGTCCACTGCCACGTGCGCAACCCGGACACCGGCAAGTTCAGCCGCGATGTCGCGCTGTACCGCGAAGTGATGGAGCGTATCCGCGAGGCGGACGTCGACATCATCGTCAACCTCACCGCCGGGATGGGCGGCGACCTGGAGATCGGCGGCGGCGAAAACCCGATGGAGTTCGGCCCCAATACCGACCTGGTCGGCCCGTTGACCCGCCTGGCCCACGTCGAGGAACTGCTGCCGGAAATCTGCACCCTGGACTGCGGCACCCTGAACTTCGGCGACGGCGACACCATTTACGTGTCCACCCCGGCGCAACTGCGCGCCGGCGCCAAGCGCATCCAAGAGCTGGGGGTGAAGGCCGAGCTGGAAATCTTCGACACCGGCCACCTGTGGTTCGCCAAACAGATGATCAAGGAAGGCCTGCTGGACGACCCGCTGTTCCAGCTGTGCCTGGGCATTCCCTGGGGTGCGCCGGCCGACACCACCACCATGAAGGCCATGGTCGACAACCTGCCGGCCGGCGCGGTCTGGGCCGGCTTCGGTATCGGCCGCATGCAGATGCCGATGGCCGCGCAGGCGGTGCTGCTGGGCGGCAACGTGCGGGTCGGCCTGGAGGACAACCTGTGGCTGGACAAGGGCGTACTGGCGACCAACGGCCAGTTGGTGGAGCGCGCCGGCGAGATCCTCAGCCGCCTCGGCGCCCGCGTCCTGACCCCGGCCGAGGGCCGGGCCAAGATGGGCCTGCGCAAGCGCGGCTGA